From a single Arachis hypogaea cultivar Tifrunner chromosome 3, arahy.Tifrunner.gnm2.J5K5, whole genome shotgun sequence genomic region:
- the LOC112733944 gene encoding RING-H2 finger protein ATL46: MNPAVIFIIVILAIVFLISGIIQLVVRFLMRQRSSSSSIIQSNRFPDMSEPDAYQRQLQQLFHLHDSGLDQAFIDALPVFYYREIIGLKEPFDCAVCLCQFSEQDMLRLLPLCNHAFHIDCIDTWLMSNSTCPLCRGSLYDPGFAFDNPVYEFEGPIREDGVSGSGVGVGVGEAGSANNKHGESHIMSGKRVFSVRLGKFRSSNNGEGVVMGRGEGESSSSTSNFDVRRCFSMGSFQYVVADSDLQVALCPDTSGSMRKLKGRLAPQYGNSSSIDGDIEGEKINIARKGESFSVSKIWLWSRKDKVSNSSPEIHLGNSHVTATLHG; this comes from the coding sequence ATGAACCCTGCAGTGATTTTCATCATAGTGATCTTAGCTATTGTGTTCTTGATCTCTGGTATCATTCAATTGGTTGTTAGATTCCTTATGAGGCAAAGGTCCTCTTCTTCGTCAATTATACAATCAAATAGGTTCCCTGACATGTCTGAACCTGATGCATACCAGAGACAGTTACAGCAACTCTTCCATCTCCATGATTCAGGCTTGGATCAGGCCTTCATAGATGCTCTCCCAGTTTTCTACTACAGAGAGATCATAGGTTTGAAGGAACCATTTGATTGCGCAGTTTGCTTATGTCAATTCTCAGAACAAGACATGCTGAGATTGCTTCCACTTTGTAACCATGCTTTTCACATTGACTGCATAGACACATGGCTCATGTCTAATTCAACTTGTCCCCTTTGTAGAGGGAGCCTCTATGATCCAGGGTTTGCATTTGACAACCCAGTTTATGAATTTGAGGGTCCAATAAGGGAAGATGGGGTTTCAGGgagtggtgttggtgttggtgttggtgagGCTGGTTCTGCTAATAACAAACATGGAGAAAGTCACATAATGAGTGGGAAAAGGGTGTTTTCTGTTAGGCTTGGGAAATTCAGGAGCTCAAATAATGGTGAAGGTGTGGTCATGGGAAGAGGTGAAGGAGAGAGTAGTAGTAGCACAAGTAATTTTGATGTGAGGAGGTGCTTCTCAATGGGGTCTTTTCAGTATGTGGTTGCTGATTCAGATTTGCAAGTGGCTTTATGCCCTGACACCAGTGGCAGTATGAGAAAATTGAAAGGAAGATTAGCTCCACAGTATGGAAATTCTTCTTCCATTGATGGGGATATTGAGGGGGAAAAGATCAACATTGCTAGAAAAGGTGAGAGCTTTTCTGTTTCAAAGATTTGGCTATGGTCTAGGAAGGATAAGGTATCAAATTCCTCACCAGAAATTCATTTGGGTAATTCTCATGTCACTGCAACTTTGCATGGATGA